The Bicyclus anynana chromosome 13, ilBicAnyn1.1, whole genome shotgun sequence region TTGCTGttactaaattttatttcttttttcaccgTTGGGTTGTTGGCATTTGTAAGTGCTCGTGAATTTCCGGTATTTTCACAAACCAAGGCGCGTTCGACAGTTGCTTTAATACATAATTCTGAGCTCTTTGAATAATGGTAATGTTTGAGTCGCATGCAGATCCCCACAGATGTATTTAACACATCCGAGGTGTAAAATAAGTGATATACTCgctttgttattattaatcttaTGTCTTTTAATTAAGTCTGTATTGTATTTCATGTTGTAAAAAGGTTGTAAATGATCAGTTAAATTTCATTGTGTTTTTAGATATCATATCTGTCGTTAAATTGGGAGCCGCCGGTTACATTGGAAAAGgatttattcacgttttcataTCACCCTTCGCCGGAAATGATATCAAAAGCCTACGCGACTCTTATTAAAAAGCTTCAGTGGGATAAATTCACAATACTTTACGAGGATGAATCCAGTAAGCACGAGTATTATTATAACGATTGATCATCTCAAAACGTTAAGGAAAGTCGGTGAAAGATttgttactaaaataataagttagtaaTCACATAAAACTAGTAGATAAAATAGAGAAAATGATAAAagattctttttattatttactagaccgcggtttcactcgagtAGTTCCTatttctgtgagaatacggggataaaatatagcctccaacactcacaaataatgtggctttctagtggtaaaacaattttcaaaatcagttcaatagattcaaagattaccccctaaaaaTCACAaactaccttaccttaccttaccttacctgtTTGTAATATCCGTATAGAAAAAAAGCCCACAATTTCTGACTTCACTCGGAAGTTGAGTGTTAAATCACGATCTAGGGGGCGCCTAGACTAATACACTCAAGCCAGAATACCATTACTGAACTTTGTGAGATCTGAGTTCAGAGGAGATGCTCTTAGGGATTCGTTTCACCCATCTCTTCTACTTTTGCCTTCTGCCAAAACCCCTAGCGATACCGCTGAGGTACCATTTACTTACACAacgagaaataaaatatatacattcaGTGTTCATTGCAAATTTTAGAAGCTTTTGTTTTGACCAGAATCGTACTGAGATATTTAGTGATAATCATCCGTGTTTATTAACTTTTGCTAATTTTTAAGGTTTTGTACGTCTGCAAGAAGTTATAAATACTTGGCCGTATAACAGTGACCAAATATTGTTTAGACAGTTACATCCCGATAAAGACAATCTCGAAACGTTCAAATATATATTCAAAGTAGTACATATGAGCTATCACGTTCTGGACTGTGAcgtgaaaaatattatgaagtatATGCACGAGATAGTGAAGGTGGAGAATTCGACACAGTACCAGGTAAGACtgatttcattatcattaatatgttatcagctgatagacgtccattgctggataTAAGCAAGCGTCTTTCACAAATAGAcgacaagcccttgaacaaaaattacatgtgaaataaaccaacatgaataacgcttagaaggctgttactatatcagagaATAACTatgaacactatgccgtcatttctgagcggtacaggtgagtacgcgagtgaagagtaaggcaTGCGAACCTGATCTTTCGACTCCTACGAACATTCGGTTCATTttgcaggtaatttttgttcaagggcttgtagtctaatacTCGTGACCGCTTGTTACTATTATATAATATGGATATCTCTAAAAAGGATTAGATCAAAGTTGCAAATAAGGACCATCTTGGACCATTGGATTGTTACCTGATACCTTCATTCATAATTAATgatataattaatgaatttcattcggaggtttttcaaaattttcaattttatgttatgatATTCGTACTGcttcataaacataaacattattCAGCAGAGTTTCATCCTAACCGCCCTCGACGCGTACACTGTGAAACTGGATGAGATAGATGAACTTCTAGCGAACGTATCCACGATGCATCTTACCACATCTGATGACGTCAATTGGAAGGATTTGGATATGAGCAACGATGTTATACGGGTATGTACTGAAACGTCTTATAAACTCACGAGATTCTGTTTgcgtaatgtcagccactgacgatcaagtaaaactgatcgtgtgatgGTCGCGATGTGTTTAACgccatgccgatcgcgaccaacacatgatcagttttatcggacgtcaagccgttagcgctgcaggcatgtgagattacttgatggTTAGTTGCTAACgtaaagttttgtttttcacaaatcccgcggcaaCCATGGAATTTTCTGGGAAGCGTTCTGCTCCGCGATTGAATTTATCTCTATggcaaaattcatcaaaatcgtttTAGCAGTATAGCCGGGAAAAGGTAACTGATGgaatttcaaatttataatatttatatggatcGACATAGTTGAAACAAAAAacagtaaactaaaaaaaacttttgcaatCCAGTTTCCAATATAGGTCGACggtacagtgtgcctagtgggagttttcaatgttttcatgctgttactatcgcgttaacgtaaacgcgaatttatatggaattgaaacagttgcgcagtagtgccactagatggcgctatttcaattccttaaaaattctcgtttacgttaacgcgatcgtcacagtaccaaactgccactaggccctctgaatatatttattagtacttTTTATACTGCCTATAACTGATACTATTACAAGCTTAGACtggactcattccctacccctatcctattctactcccatcCTACATTTACCCTACCCTGCTCACACTCTACACTTACCCTAAACTACCCAaggagaattttatatataagaatAAACAGTTAGGACTTTTAAGATGCTTCCACCGAGCATCTGCGTTTAATTCGTCTGTCGGGAACTGTTACTGTTTCTCATAAGAACTCTTTAAGAACCATGCAAGTTAGTGCCTTGGTCATTTTAACATTCTCTATGTATtaaatgtaatgtatattttacaCTAATTACTAAATAAAGACCTCTGCCTTTCGATTCGGATggtgtaggtttgaattcggtccgggtcatgcacctccaactttttagttatgtgcattttaagaaatttaaatatcacgtatctcaaacgtcGAAGGAAAaatatagtgaggaaacctgcgtacctgagagttttcttaattcttaagtgtgtgtgaagtctgccgatccgcatttggcgagcgtggtggactaagtccTAAcatctctcattttgagagaagactcgtgcttaacataTGGGTTGGTATGGGTTATGGATGATACTAATTACTAATGATTAGTTAGAAACAGCTTTGACGGCAGATGCACTGAATCATCTAGAAAAAGCTCTCAGAAGTATGGGAATATCTGAATATATAGACAATCCACCGGCGTTATGTTTCAAAGATGCTAAAATTGATTACCAAGATGCAGCATGGCCAAAAGGTGATGACCTTCGAAATGCTCTATTACAGGTAATAATTTAAccacgtttttttttcttttttaattctttacaagttagaccttgactacaatctcacctgatggtaagtgatgatgcaatctaagatgcaaacGGGCTGACTTGTCCGGAgctggatgaaaatccacaccacttccggtttctacacgacatcatactggaacactaaatcgcttggcggtacgtctttgccggtagagtggtaactaatcacggccaaagcctcccaccagccagacctggactgattaagagaacctcaatcggcccatccggggacctccgtcttgtaaatctactgcgcaaaccactgcgccacggagaccgtaaAAAGGTCGTCGTgtccagcgccggcccgaagtagattttagaatggagcgagatccaattatgacgcctctcctgtttgctcctataCCAATTGTGAGGTCAAAGGAGGTATGGAAAGTGATGATCTCGACCATTCTCTGGAGTGACAacaaagttaacccttgactgcgatcatacttgatgttaagtgatgcagtctaagatggaagcgggcttatttgAAAGAGTtactttaagtttaagttacTTACTTTAAGTTTCTTCTCCGACGGTTTCAACGCGACATCGtgctggaatgctaaatcgcttggcagacgtcttcggtagggtggtaccacCAGACTAAacctgagtcaatttagaaattaaaaacacCCAGGCTAggaaccgaacccaggacctcttgagaaccacagcactactaactgcgccagagaggtcatAAAAAAACCAAGTGCTTCTGTATTCATACCtaactttatttcttttccACACAAAGTATTATTTAAGACAAATGGCCTCTGTTTTAAAACAACTTTTTTCAGTCTGGCTGTACCTTCATAACTCCCGGACGGATgaaacgatttcaatttagtttttttttgtataaaaggtgacttatgcgagtgttttagatatgtttgatgaaaatcggttgagccgtttaaaagttctgggcgttgaaagtggggaagaataaccgaatgtctgcaaatatactcgagtggggtctcaaatgaaagtgcagtgaaagagaatattgataactTGACCGAgagtgtaatttataaaatttacctacgggggtatttcaaaattttcaattttatgttattaattatagCCTTTATATTTTCACATTGCAGACCAAAACAAAGGGGTTCACAGGTAATATCGAATTCAATGAGATTGGGCAAAGAATAAATTTCAAACTTCATTACTCAAAATTAAGCATTGAGAGTGAATTCATTCACGTCGGTCACTGGGACTCCAAGACAGACATGATAACGGATGAGAGAGAAGTTAAGGAGAGATCTTCTACGTCTAAATCTGTTATACGGGTATATTTATTGTACTATTTAATATCTAATGAATAATTATGGTACATATTAACTACCAGGAAATTCTCTCCGGTTTCCTCCGCGCAATTTTGATTccatagaaataaatattaaaaaaataaaaataaaattattagcgagtaactattaaattagtaattattactCGATGATAATTTAGCTTTCCGTTGCTGAAATAATTCTTAAAAGCGGTCTGTGTTTGGAGCCAATTCGCTAGAAACAAACAATCTTTtccactttaaaatattagtgtaaacACAATAAATCTTTtgtgaataatttaaaattttgtttatgtttagaACATTgatattgttttatgtttaaaaataacgcCAGAAGTTTAGACATACTCGTAAattctattatattaaatacaatttggtatgcattttaaatattgtaacttGAAATTGTTATGTAGGTAGTGTCTAAGAAGGGAAAACCGTACTTTGATGTGGTACAAGTTAATGGAACAACAATGTTCGAGGGATACGCCGTGGATCTAATGCAAAATATCTTTGATTATATGGTGAAGAATAACCTCATACATAAGGATCTAAAATATGAGTTTTATAGAGAAAGTGAAGACAAATATGGCAATCCGATAGCTGGAACTAAAAAGTGGGATGgaattattggagaattaataGAGCATGTAAGTATTTATGTTACAAAATTTGTACCTATAACTATGGTTGTCACCAATCCGTGCAGGTACCAAAGACTGCCTTTTACAGTGCTATCACACTAACGGATTGCGAGCGTTTTCAAAGCGGAGCGGGCTCGCAACGGATACGCCGCGCATCCACAGCGAATTCGTTGCGTACGCACAATCTTGTACTGTCTCGTACAAACGCCAGTCCGTCCCAGTGTAGTCAAACGTACGATTTAAATCGTATTTGTACTTTTTTGGCTCTTGTACGATGTACAATCGAGTAATCGAAATCGTACGCAAAATTTACGATCTTTTCAAATCTTAGGCCCATCATCACAAcgaactaaaaattaataacctGCAAAAATTAACCTGCGGTGATTCGCTGGCttggaaagaaaaatacaaacaatataaacattAGTTTTTTAGCCAGAAatctgttttttaataaattaaaaaaaacaacattgttTCCTTGTCAGAATCCATTTTGTTACTGAATGTACCGTACGTCGTTAATCCACTACAAAACCGCGACGGAAACGTTGCGAATCCGCCACGCCTTCGCGACGTCTTCGCTGCGCAGCCGCGACGTGTTCGCGACGCATTCGCTGCGCCTCCGCTCCGCTTTGCAACCGCTGCAGccttatcatactagcggattGCCTGCGCGTTGGCAttccgctagtatgataaggCCGTTAGTGTCACAACACAGCGGTGAGTGTTGTATGCGAAATGCTGTCTATTTCACAAGCTTTTTTTCTAACTTGTCCAGTTAGTATGGTAGTCAAATATTGGAAGCTAAATAGGGGCCCATTTCGTAAGGTCGATTGGCTTTTAGGTACACTTGCGTAGCCTTGGTGACAATGCAATTATAATATTGCTGATGGTGTAAACATATCCatgaaactataaaataatattatattcgtaatattataacattattatatactgatcactttgaaggaggtGCTACGTcggtgattttttaatttaaggcgttacctatcataaatatttttatttctcagacattattttgcctttcatgtggttttttcagtaacgacatCACACGGGCTTGGCACCGACTTTTACGCCGATATTATTATTCTCAGCATGTATTGTTCATTCGTTTCAGAATGCTGAGCTAGCTATCTGCGATATTACAATATCATCAGAGCGTAACGCCGTAGTAGATTTTTCAACGCCGTTTATGAGTTTAGGGATCAGTTTGGTGACGAAAGAACCCGATCCGGTACAACCggatatgttttcttttatgaATCCCTTGTCTTTGGATGTTTGGCTATACTTAGCAACAGCATACATCATAGTTTCATTCATCTTGCTTATATGCGCTCGGTAAGTCTTTTTCGTTtgtaattattactattttgaATTGTTGCGATTCTTTAAATAGCTGGACTATTAACTAAATTGGTCTTTAATAACACACTCAACATAAAatattgagaaatgtcatctacccacTATATGATACTCATGAAGGGTTGAAATTCATGAAAAACTAACATACATGTAAGTTAGGGAATTAACCGGCTGATCATTTTGAACATAATAAGACACTGGTTAAATCTTGTTTCTAAATGACCAAGTCAAAAgcttactaataatataattagctGTGCCCCGTCACTTTATCTGCATACCTATATCTTGTTACCGTGGGGATCGCAGGATTCCTACATCTCTCACTCTCACTCTCTCACATTTTGCAACACCATTTAAACGTTTCTGTTAAAATGGAAAAAATCTTATCGTATTCTAATCTTTTTTAATCTTATTGTAGTTAATTTCATGACGTTCGaggattttaaatatatttttttaactcatGTATGTATTCCTTTACAGTATGAGCCCGGACGATTGGGTCAACCCTCATCCATGCAATCAAAATCctgaaaatcttgaaaatatcTGGAGCTTGTACAATTGTATGTGGCTCACTATGGGTGCCATTATGACGCAGGGCTGTGATATATTACCaaggtaatatttttgtttcaactATAAGGTTTtcgaacaaattttaataattttgtttgttattattaacAGAAAAGTATAGTGTTGGTAACATCAAATCGGTCACTGGGTGCCATGGATACTGAcagatcatttttttttattttttattaagaaagaatgcaataaggaacttaagctaacttatcctaataactatacaaatcatgcccacgtggaatggtggcaagaatactggctgcttACATTACTTGTTGtttaagcctatttgaaataaatgaatgttgacTTTGACTTATTAGAGGTCtatttcctgcagtggatgtccatcggctgatatggtgataatgatgatgattatgttttgtttcatattgtactagccgacgccctgcgtAATTACCGTTCTCCTgagaatattgggataaaaatagcctatgtaactcacaaataaaataactttctcacgagaacgggaattacgcggatTTATCTCCGAATTCTCACAGGAACGAaaaaacgcgggtgaaacagctaGGTATCGATCGACCAGTTTGAaaattagccctcattcgcgcgagaatttttttaacagacgtcaAAAAAGCGTTCAGTTTCAACAAATGCTTTCCCCAGTATATTAATTGactatgaaacacggctaaaacccGACATACTCTGACCTCATACCAAGTGAGTATTCCGATATTCGTGAGACacatttgttgtatttcaaCGCATTTTTAACATCAGTTAAAAATCTCTCGTGTGAATGTGGgcttagtaaatatttttgttaccagAGCGGCAGGCTCAAGATGGGTGGCCGGGATGTGGTGGTTTTTTGCTCTAATCGTGACCGCGTCGTACACAGCCAATATGTCTAGTTTCGTCAGCGCCAGCAGG contains the following coding sequences:
- the LOC112045891 gene encoding glutamate receptor 4-like, which gives rise to MSIITSMRILVLFILCYNKANAALSTRYPIGGLFNSETLPTSEVAFDNIVKQGSKAYHGRVIHSEVDDSYSAALEMCDYTSDNKGIVALIDARPVDDICDFTCMLCNSLNISYLSLNWEPPVTLEKDLFTFSYHPSPEMISKAYATLIKKLQWDKFTILYEDESSFVRLQEVINTWPYNSDQILFRQLHPDKDNLETFKYIFKVVHMSYHVLDCDVKNIMKYMHEIVKVENSTQYQSFILTALDAYTVKLDEIDELLANVSTMHLTTSDDVNWKDLDMSNDVIRLETALTADALNHLEKALRSMGISEYIDNPPALCFKDAKIDYQDAAWPKGDDLRNALLQTKTKGFTGNIEFNEIGQRINFKLHYSKLSIESEFIHVGHWDSKTDMITDEREVKERSSTSKSVIRVVSKKGKPYFDVVQVNGTTMFEGYAVDLMQNIFDYMVKNNLIHKDLKYEFYRESEDKYGNPIAGTKKWDGIIGELIEHNAELAICDITISSERNAVVDFSTPFMSLGISLVTKEPDPVQPDMFSFMNPLSLDVWLYLATAYIIVSFILLICARMSPDDWVNPHPCNQNPENLENIWSLYNCMWLTMGAIMTQGCDILPRAAGSRWVAGMWWFFALIVTASYTANMSSFVSASRRSNEIKDAKDLVEQTSIAYGTVINASTYKFFENSNDTVYMKIFAAMKSAKPTVFTANNEEGVNRVRQSKGKYAFFMESTQLEYAMQRHCDLRMVGSKLDSKDYGIAMPKNSPYKNAIDTAILELQSSGTLFKLKKTWWEDKDIDEKCEKSENEEDDNGSLQMKNTSGIFIVLGVGGLLGFFVAIVDFLLHSYKICVKEKVTFKEALLSEWRASLNPRALHRLAAPPRSAAPSTATPSPLRERSQSRAVSVLRAATSFINFDEIY